A genome region from Nicotiana tabacum cultivar K326 chromosome 13, ASM71507v2, whole genome shotgun sequence includes the following:
- the LOC107808853 gene encoding photosynthetic NDH subunit of lumenal location 4, chloroplastic-like encodes MAVSSLAFSSLKLQAFTPKPTATAAIFKASSSSNQSSPSINKKQILQVGVGILAASVMALTPLIADATRIEYYATTAEPTCDFNFARSGLGYCDIAVGSGQEAPYNQLINIHYTARFGDGIVFDSSYKRGRPLTMRLGMGKVIKGLDQGILGGEGVPPMHIGGKRKLQIPPHLAYGPEPAGCFSGDCNIPGNATLVYDIKFVEIYSGNRK; translated from the exons ATGGCAGTCTCTTCATTAGCCTTTTCATCACTAAAGCTTCAAGCCTTCACTCCAAAGCCCACAGCTACAGCAGCCATTTTCAAGGCTTCTTCTAGTTCAAACCAATCCAGTCCTAGTATCAACAAGAAGCAAATTTTGCAAGTGGGtgttggaatattggctgcttcAGTAATGGCTTTGACACCCTTAATTGCTGATGCTACCAGAATTGAATACTATGCTACTACTGCTGAGCCCACTTGTGACTTCAATTTTGCCCGCTCTGGACTTGGTTATTGTGACATTGCTGTTGGCTCTGGTCAAGAGGCTCCTTATAATCAGCTCATTAAT ATTCATTATACTGCAAGGTTTGGGGATGGGATAGTTTTCGACAGCAGCTATAAACGTGGTCGACCCCTGACCATGCGCCTCGGCATGGGCAAG GTTATCAAGGGACTAGATCAAGGAATCTTGGGAGGTGAAGGGGTACCGCCAATGCATATTG GTGGAAAACGTAAGCTTCAGATTCCTCCACATTTGGCATATGGACCAGAACCAGCAGGCTGCTTTTCAG GGGACTGCAATATTCCTGGAAATGCAACACTTGTATATGACATCAAGTTCGTTGAAATCTACTCGGGAAACCGGAAATGA
- the LOC107808861 gene encoding heavy metal-associated isoprenylated plant protein 23, protein MGLGGTLEYISDIMSSDKPKKKKKQFNTVELKVRMDCDGCELKVKKALSSLSGVKSVEINRKQQKVTVTGYVEANKVLKKAKSTGKKAEIWPYVPYNLVSQPYAAAAYDKKAPPGYVRRVDHNNPTTGTVARYEDPAYINMFSDDNPNACSIM, encoded by the exons atgggttTAGGAGGAACTTTGGAGTATATTTCTGATATCATGAGCAGTGATAAgcccaaaaagaagaagaagcagtttAATACAGTGGAGCTCAAAGTCAGAATGGATTGTGATGGCTGTGAACTTAAAGTCAAGAAAGCTCTTTCTTCCTTGAGTG GAGTGAAGTCTGTGGAGATAAACAGGAAACAACAGAAGGTGACAGTAACAGGGTATGTGGAAGCAAACAAGGTGTTAAAGAAGGCAAAGTCAACAGGGAAGAAGGCAGAGATATGGCCTTATGTCCCTTACAATTTGGTGTCTCAGCCCTATGCTGCAGCAGCTTATGACAAGAAAGCACCACCTGGTTATGTCAGAAGAGTTGATCACAACAACCCAACTACTGGAACAGTTGCAAGATATGAGGACCCTGCCTATATCAACATGTTCAGTGATGACAACCCTAATGCTTGTTCTATCATGTAA